Proteins co-encoded in one Candidatus Bathyarchaeia archaeon genomic window:
- a CDS encoding carboxypeptidase-like regulatory domain-containing protein, translating into MPSSRGPSQVLVIIGALMLVVGGVGAIFAQSTIPVASNPLTVDCSSGSYCLVQYLVTNVAATSNNQPTSYQVDFCTYANAANGRVTAPSFSNCYQQFNGNPVYYDETLYTGTLAVGQQQVLSFQIPLRDNLGNVLLPMGNYFETACLQDSYTSTGNNCGVTGNVITFNQGTAITSTTIATTGPQPFLIYYGPQFSNLQVGPSGSNVQACTNGGSCPQGANTYQASWNVGTQLSITVSFSSAFYNANACIVGTSSCQTITSGQAFTITTTAPGSNGVPGTLILQAQASQTPPITIVPQSAGVVGSWSPSSAQTINPSPTSPTSVTFKFTSNQGYSCSGSWILYSPGSNQYFTSGLGSVQGVTFQYSQLQQYIANNGYTFYLYSGSQSDTGCHVPLHLLKLTGIGQGGLASYTCTSFDPTINSQNTYVCPASSTFASGSVTVTANPSAGYGYPVTYTTNGIVGSPIGGATSTTPAGVNAGLTLNMNQNYTISASFTLGGQSIGGSLSGSCTLSPSTNGGMAVTVFDLKTGKPISGATVVLDPGNGASQLTGTTNGAGQVILCNFPVPTGILGYLGASNSGAVKITVSQSGYSTSTTSPIAYQGVTTSYTVTLNPSIFGGGLAQAILFGVAAGGVVVLGLAFVPGIGRRASH; encoded by the coding sequence TTGCCAAGTAGCAGAGGGCCGAGTCAGGTTCTCGTTATTATCGGTGCGCTCATGCTTGTTGTCGGAGGAGTCGGTGCGATCTTCGCTCAATCGACGATCCCCGTTGCTTCGAATCCGTTGACCGTGGACTGCTCCTCGGGATCATATTGCCTTGTCCAATATCTTGTGACCAACGTCGCGGCCACGAGCAACAATCAACCGACTTCCTACCAAGTCGACTTCTGCACTTACGCGAACGCTGCCAACGGGCGCGTGACAGCTCCGAGCTTTTCTAACTGCTACCAACAGTTCAACGGCAACCCTGTCTACTATGACGAAACCCTCTACACCGGAACTCTCGCAGTCGGTCAGCAGCAGGTTCTCTCTTTCCAGATCCCACTTCGAGACAACCTTGGCAACGTCCTTCTTCCAATGGGGAACTACTTTGAGACCGCATGTCTACAAGACTCATACACGTCGACAGGAAATAACTGCGGGGTCACAGGCAACGTCATAACATTCAACCAAGGGACGGCAATCACTTCTACGACCATTGCCACGACCGGGCCTCAGCCTTTCCTGATCTACTACGGGCCACAATTCTCCAATCTGCAGGTGGGTCCCTCGGGATCGAACGTCCAAGCATGCACCAACGGAGGGAGCTGCCCGCAGGGAGCCAACACATACCAAGCGAGTTGGAACGTGGGGACTCAGCTCTCAATCACAGTCAGCTTCTCTTCGGCCTTCTACAACGCAAACGCCTGCATTGTGGGGACAAGCTCCTGTCAGACGATCACTTCCGGTCAGGCATTCACGATCACGACCACGGCTCCGGGCAGCAATGGAGTCCCCGGAACCTTGATCCTTCAAGCACAGGCGAGTCAGACTCCTCCGATCACGATCGTCCCGCAAAGCGCAGGAGTCGTAGGTTCTTGGAGCCCCTCCTCAGCGCAGACGATCAATCCGTCGCCGACCTCTCCGACGTCCGTGACTTTCAAGTTCACGAGCAACCAAGGCTATTCTTGCTCGGGATCTTGGATCCTTTATTCTCCCGGGAGCAACCAATATTTCACTTCAGGATTGGGATCTGTCCAAGGAGTGACCTTCCAATACTCACAGCTTCAGCAGTATATCGCGAACAACGGCTACACGTTCTACCTCTACTCGGGAAGCCAATCTGACACAGGCTGCCACGTCCCTCTTCATTTGCTGAAGCTGACAGGAATCGGACAGGGAGGACTCGCGAGCTACACATGCACGTCCTTCGATCCTACAATAAATTCGCAGAACACCTACGTCTGTCCTGCGAGCTCGACCTTCGCGAGTGGATCGGTCACAGTCACAGCCAATCCCTCAGCAGGCTACGGCTATCCTGTCACTTACACGACCAATGGGATCGTAGGATCTCCGATCGGAGGAGCGACTTCGACCACTCCTGCAGGAGTCAACGCAGGGCTGACCCTCAACATGAATCAGAACTACACGATCAGCGCGTCCTTCACTTTGGGAGGACAGTCGATCGGAGGATCTCTGAGCGGCTCGTGCACTCTGAGTCCCTCGACTAACGGGGGCATGGCAGTCACGGTCTTCGATCTCAAGACGGGGAAACCGATCTCCGGAGCGACCGTCGTCCTTGATCCGGGGAACGGTGCGAGCCAACTGACAGGGACGACGAACGGGGCAGGTCAAGTCATTCTGTGCAACTTCCCCGTCCCCACGGGAATCTTGGGGTATCTCGGGGCGAGCAATTCGGGAGCTGTGAAAATCACAGTCTCTCAGTCGGGCTACAGCACGTCGACCACCTCACCGATCGCTTACCAAGGAGTCACGACCTCCTACACCGTGACCCTGAATCCCTCGATCTTCGGAGGAGGACTTGCTCAGGCGATCCTCTTCGGAGTCGCAGCCGGGGGAGTAGTGGTTCTTGGACTCGCGTTTGTCCCCGGGATTGGAAGGCGAGCTTCGCATTGA
- a CDS encoding CPBP family intramembrane glutamic endopeptidase → MTLIFAINFGNVILSAAAGGVAIMQLAGEAINRKAGPPIRTIAKPKLGSIVTYIVLDLGLFAALDIVGANAHSLPGLPLSVLTSGNLNQILTVGALFTVQIGIAEEVFFRLGLANYGAKFGGPPLGIFTSFAAFSLFHVPADYANPLQVLIIGTDGAVMAWSDFDTASVLPSLFAHITNNLIFLLVAAVIGVKVLGL, encoded by the coding sequence ATGACCCTGATCTTCGCAATCAACTTCGGCAACGTGATCCTCTCTGCAGCAGCAGGGGGAGTCGCGATCATGCAACTCGCAGGGGAGGCGATCAACAGAAAGGCAGGGCCCCCGATCAGGACAATAGCGAAGCCGAAGCTCGGGAGCATTGTCACCTACATTGTCCTCGACCTTGGTCTCTTCGCGGCTCTCGACATTGTAGGAGCCAACGCGCACTCTCTCCCCGGGCTCCCTCTCTCAGTCCTGACGAGTGGCAACCTGAATCAGATCTTGACCGTAGGAGCCCTGTTCACCGTTCAAATCGGGATCGCAGAGGAAGTCTTCTTCAGACTCGGACTCGCAAACTACGGGGCAAAATTTGGAGGGCCTCCTCTCGGGATCTTCACTTCCTTCGCAGCCTTCTCTCTCTTTCATGTCCCGGCTGACTACGCCAATCCTCTCCAAGTCCTGATAATCGGAACTGACGGTGCGGTCATGGCTTGGAGCGACTTCGACACAGCGTCAGTTCTCCCCTCACTCTTCGCGCACATAACTAACAATCTGATCTTCCTGCTCGTTGCTGCCGTGATCGGAGTGAAGGTGCTCGGACTCTGA